The following nucleotide sequence is from bacterium.
GGGGCGTACCTCGGCGAGTGGGGGAGCGGGGCACCGGTGAGGGGCCGTTCGACACGCCGACCGGCATCGCGACCGACGGCCACGGGCACGTGTTCGTCGTGGACCGCAACAACGACCGCGTGCAGAAGTTCGGCTGTCAGTAGCCGCGAGGAGGCGACGAGGAGATCGGGCGGGACGTCGCCTACCCGCCCGCGAGCGAGCGCCAGAACGTACACTTGTGCGCGGCGCTGAAATCGGACGCCGCCAGGCGGACGGGCCGCGGGGGGACGAGCGAGGCGAAGAAGCCGTCGCCCGAGCGCCGGAGCGGCTTCCACGTCCCTCCCGGCCTCCCGCGCTTCGCGAAGCTGGACCACGCGCGAATCATGCGGTCGGACAGCTCCTGCTGGTCGGCGCTGAAGGTCGGGACGAAGCCGGCGTAGTCGAACAGATAGGGCAGCTCGAAGCCGTGCGACGCGCCGTACGGGAAAGTCGCCGGGGGGAATCCCAGCGTGGGCGCGTTCTCGTCGGCGAACTCGTACGCGAAGACCTTCACGAACCGCGCCATCGCCGTGTCGGCCTCGAACGCCGGACAGGCGAAGATGTAATCCGTCAGGAACGCCGTGTAGTTGAGGTCGGGATTCGGGTAGTCGCTCGCCGGGTATGCCGCCAGCACCGCATCGGTATTCGCTCCGAAGAAGACCGCGGTGAGCCCCGGCAGCTGAGACGGCGTGATCGGCCCGACGACCTGGTTCACGTACAGGCCGATGTAGATGCGCATCTCGTCGCGGTTCGTACCGTTGATCACCGACACGCGATGGAACTCGCCGCTCGCGAGCGCGGCATCGATCGACTTCGGCAGCACGTAGCCGTCGACGTTGGGCGTCGCCGCGATGCCCAGCAGGGCGGGACTGCCGAGCAGGCTCTGCTGCGCGAGCAGCGTCGCGACGGGCAGCGCGCGCAGACATGCCGCCGTCTGATCCGCGCAGCCGACCGCGCCGGCAAACGTCCGCCCGGTGGCCTCCGCTTCGGCCAGCGTCGGCAGCCGCTGCTCGGACGTTCCGCTCTCGCTGATGACGCGACGGAACAATCCCTTCGCCGTCGGGGAGACGAGATGCGCGAACATGCTGTTGCCGCCCGCGGACTCGCCGAAGATCGTCACGCGCTTGGGATTGCCGCCGAACGCGGCGATGTTCTGCTGCACCCACTGCAGCGCCAGCTGCTGGTCCATGATGCCGTAGTTCCCGGAGCCGCCGTAGGACGATTCGGCGCTCAACCCCGGATGCGCCAGGAAGCCCAGCGCGCCGAGCCGGTAGTTCACGGTGACGACGATGACGCCGCCGGTCGTCACCAGCTTCGTGGGATCGAACTGACTGCCGGAGCCGAGGAAGTAGGCGCCGCCGTGCATCCAGACCATGACGGGAACCCTCCGTCGCGGATGCTTCAGCGCCTTCGTCGGAACGTAGACGTTCAGGAACAGGCAATCCTCGTCGGTGCCGGCGCTCTGCGGACACGCGTTGCCGAACGCCGTCGCGTCGCGCGGGGCCGCCCACGGAGCCGGCGCCTGCGGCGGCTTCCAGCGAAGCCCGCCATCCGGCGGTGCGGCGTACGGAACGCCGAGGAAGGCTCCCATGCGGTCGGTCACCGTGCCCGTCACCGGACCGTTCGCGGTTTGGACGGTCGGCGACGGCAGCGCTTTCATCGCGAGGGCCGGCGTCGCGACCGTGAGCGCGAGGACGAGCAGACTGCGTAGCATACGAACCTCAGACTTCCTGCGGCGCGTCGCCGCCGTCGGGCGGCTCGCCGACGATGCCGCAACGAGGGTCCGGAGCGACCTTCTCGACGGTGCCGGCGAGCCGTTCGCGGCCGTACCGCAGCGAAACCCGGACGGTCAAGGAGTTCCGCGAATTCCTCAGTCGTCGCCGCTGTTTGCAGAACACCCCCCTCGTCCGACCTGCTTCCGGGAGCTGCTGGCGCGCGGCAGGTGCTCCGCGATCCGCGGCCGACCGCGGCGGCCGACGCGGTCGGGCAGCGCGCGGCACGCTGACCGCTGGTGGCGCCGCTCGGCTGGCTCCTGCAGCTCCCCCGGGCGGGTCGACGACGCCACCGCCGACGGCCTGCGCGCGCGGCGCATCCGAGCTGGGAAGGTCGGCCGCTCGAGCTGAGCGAGGTGGCGGAGCGCCTCGCTGCCGAGCGGCCGCTCGCGCTGGTGATCGAAGACCTCCACTGGAGCGACGCCTCGACGATCGACGCGCTCGCCCATCTCACGCGCCGTGCGGTCCCGGCGCAGCTGCTCGTCGTTGCTTCCTGGCGGCCGGCCGGCGTGACCGCCGGCCATCCGTTCGTCCAGGCGCGAGAGCAGCTGCGCGCGGCGGGCCTGTGCAGCGAGATCGCCCTCGGTCGGCTCTCGCGCGAGCAGGTCGCGTCCTACCTCGTGCGCCGCTTGGCACCGGACCCCTTCGACGGCGACGTCGCGCGCGCCCTCTTCGACCACGGCGACGGGCACGCGCTGCGGCTCGTCGGAGCGGTCGACCACCTGCTGGATCGCCGGCGCCTGGCGCTGCGCGACGGCGAGTGGAGCCTCGACGGGGCGCTCGCGGAGGCGACGCTCGACGGCGTCGACTCGCCGCCATCGCCGGCGCCGGCCGCGACGCCGGCGAATCGTGGGCTCGCCGCCGAGCGCCGCCAGCTGACGGTCATGTCGTGCGACCTCGCCGACGCGAGCGCGCTCGCGCAGCGTCTCGATCCCGAGGATCTGCGCAGCGTCGTCCGCGCTTTTCAGGAGTCGGCGTCGACGGTCATCGAGCGCTGGGAGGGACACGTCGCCCAGTACCTAGTGGACGGGCTGCTCGCGTACTTCTGCTATCCGCAGGCGCACGAGGACGACGCCGAGCGGGCCGTGCGCGCCGGGCTCGAGATACTGAGCGCGCTGCAGGCGTCGAACGACGCCATCGAGCGCGAGCACGGCATCCGCCTGGCCGCCCGCGTCGGCATCCACACGGGGCCGGTCGTGATCGGCGAGATGGGCGGCGGCGCGTCGAGCGCGATGATCGCCCTCGGCGACGTCCCCCACATGGCGGCGCGCGTACAGCGCGCGGCGGAGCCCGACAGCGTCGTCATCACGCGCGCGACGCGCCGTCTGGTGGCCGGGACGTTCGTGATCGAGGACCGCGGCACGCACGTGCGCGAGGGCGGACATGAGCCGCTCGCGCTCCATCGCGTCGTCAGCCCAAGCGGCGTACGCGGCCGCATCGCGACCGCCGCGGGGCGCCTCACGCCGAGCGCTTCCCCGAGCAGGCCGCGGCGGAGCCCGAGGTGGTCGCGCGCCACTACGACCAGGCAGGACTCGCCGTGCAGGCGATCGCGCACTATCGCCGCGCCGGCGAGCGCGCGGCGGAGCGGTCGGCGAACGAGGAGGCGATCGGCCACCTGCGGCGCGCGCGAGGCGGCGCACACGCGCGCACGCGAGCTGGCATCCCGGATCGGCAACGCACCGGAGCTGGCGCGCGTGCTCGTCGGGCTGGGAACCGCCTACTTCGTGAAGGGTGACCTCGCCACGGGGGAGGCGGTCGGGCACGAGGCGCTCGCCGCCGCCGAACGCACCGCAGATGCGCTCGATCTCCTCCTGGCGCACGTCGTGGCCGTCGGCATCGGCGCGTCCGGCTTCCTCACGCTGTTCGCCGATCGCCTGTGCCGGGTCGGCCGTTTCGACGACGCGTCGATGTACGTCGGGCTCGGCCTCGTGCGCGCCGAGGGTCAGGGCGCGCACTGGGTCGACGCCGAGCTGCACCGCCTGCACGCACAGATCGTGGTCGACCGGGGCGGCGCGGAGGACGAGGCGGAGGCGCGTTTTTCGCGCAGTCCCTCGAGATCGCGGGGCGGCACGAGAACCGGCTGCACGGGCTGCGGGCTGCCATGGGCCTCGCACGGCTCTGGCAACGGCAGGGCAGGCGCGCCGACACGAGCAGCCTGCTCGCGCCGGCCCACGGCTGATTCACCGACGGCTTCGACCTGCGCGATCAGGAGGACGCCGCGGCGCTGCTGGCCGAGCTGGGCTGACGCGACGCGGGACGCCTCCCGCGCGCTTGGAAGGAGCGCGCGATCGGGGCTCTGCCGCCGTCGTTCCGCGGCACCGTCAGTCGAGCATCGGAAGCACCTCATCACGAGCCTGATCGAGAACGTCGGTGAGGGCCGTCGCGCAAGACGCGCCCACCGCGCCTTTCGCCGCAGCGTGTTGCAGCGCATTTCGCGCTCGCTTCGTTGCTCGCAGCAGGTTGCGCAACCGCCGATGCCGGCGCAGCTCCATGCTCTCGACCAGCGCGAGATCGGCCCATTCGACGGCGCGCTCGAGTGGCCGGCGCACCCGTGGGGGCGGTGTGGCCCCGCACGCATCCAAGGCTTGGCCGCGAAGGAGGTGGCACCGCGCGGCTGCGAGTCCGGAGCGGTCGGCGCACTGATCCAGGGCGCACGCGGTGCGGAAGAGCCACGAGTAGGGCGCGACGGGCCGGCCCCGGGCATCGATGAGCGGCGTCGCCACGCCGACATCGACCCGGTGCCAGGCGCAGGTGCGCAGGTCGACCGCGGGCTGGACGTCGATCAGGTGCTCACCGGGGTCGGCGGTGTACGGCACGATCCGCGGGTAGCCGGACATGATCGGCACGGCCTCGCCGGTGGCCCCGTCGGTGATCGTCATCGTGCCCGCGGGCAGCTGGTTGGACACCGGCGCGCCCCCCGGCCGCCGGTACGGCATCGAGTCGGTGAGCACGGCGGTGATCCGCGTGACCGCGCCGCCTCGCCCGCGGGCGGAGCCCGGCTCGTAGGTGCGCACCCAGCCGGTGGAGGGCAGGTCGTCCTGGCCGGGCGCCGGGTGGGTGATCGACACCGCGGTCGCGGGTTCGAGGCCCTGTAGACGCTGCCAGATCGACGACCAGTAGCCGGCAATGGCGACTGCGGCGAAGTCGACGCCGCCCGGTGCGGTTCTCATGTTGGCCGACATCCATGGCATCGAGGCCTGGACGCCGGCCAGGTGCTCCGTCGCCCAGAGCGATTCGACGTCCCACACGAGCTCCGGGAGCGCGGCCAGCTCGAACTGCTCCTTGGTCACCCCGGCGAGGCCGGCATCCGCGAACGCCTGGAGGAGCAGGTCGAGGTCGGGCAGCGGCCGGATGACGGGACGCGGGATGCCGTGCACGCCGATCGCGACGAGGTCCATCTGCGTCTCCGCACCGCCCTCGCTGAAGAGCGAGTTGCCCGGCACGAGGTAGTACTCCTCGAGGTCGGCGCCGTACGGCTCGAACAGCCAGTCCCACACTTCGTCGCCCATGCCGTGCCCCGCCATGCCCATCACGTGGGCGACGAAGTCGGCGCACGGCCCGGCGGGGTCGACGAGCTCGGCGCGATCGTCGCACCCTTTGGCGCGGATCAGGGCGACGTACGCGTCGATGAAGCGCTGCCAGTGCGCCTCCTCGCCGAACGTGTTGGCACCGAAGTAGCCGGCGTCGGGGAGCATGGCGCCAAGCCGAACCTGGTGCGCGTGCGCACGCAGCAACGCCTGCAGCTCGGGGTCGGCCACGTGGTCGATGGCCTCGACGGCCATCCAGCCATGGGTCGTGACGCCCGCGGCGTCAGCGGGCCGGGCCGGGAGCAGGAACCCGGCGATGAGGGTGACGGATGCCGCGACGGCCGCCGCCAGGCGGCGACGGGGCCGTGGGACTCGTTCGATGGTGCCCAGCATGGGGCGGGACCGTAGCGCAAGAGGGGTCGCGCCGTCCGGGCGTCTCGGCGACATTCGTGTGAACCACGGATGGAATCACCGGTAGCAGGCCGTCGGCGTCGGCGTGGTCCGCAGATCGACTTTTGGGTGTTCCGGCTCGGTCTGCGGCCGCCGAAGGTCGCACGCGTCAAGCCGGCGCTCGTGGTTGGAGCACCTGTGGTGTTCCCCTCGGGGAACACCACACGTTTGGGCTTCTACGGCTTTCACGGCCTTTCACTGAGTTTCGCTGCTCAACCGGCACCACTACCGGCACCAGCTACCAAGGCGATGCACAGGAGACGCCGCAGCAGCCAACGCCGTCTCCGCCGCGGCCTTAAGCTCGCGGAGAGCGAGCACACGCCACCGATGATGACGAACGTCTCGTGCACGAGCGCCCGATGGGACGGCGACTCGGGAAGTCTCGCGAGAGACTTCCCGGATCATCGGAATCAGCGTTCGATCTTGAAGGGGGGCGTGACGTTGCCCAAGCCCAAATCGACGGTCTCCACGCGATACAGACTGACTGCGGGATCGGGCGGCTGGACGTCATGCGTCACGCAGCAGCGGATGCACGTACATGCGCCAGTCTCCACTCCGAACATCGTCGTCGGATGGCACTGGAACGCCGATCCGACGGGAACAACGACGCCGACGGGGTCCGGTGCAGGGTCGAGGTCGTCGCAAGTGACGGTCGGAGCCGCCGTATCGGGAGGCGTCGCGCACTTGTAGGCGAAAGCGTCTTGCGAATAAGAGCCGGTGCTGACTTCGGCGTCCACCTCTGACGTGAAGAGATAGCCGCTCTTACCGTCCGCGCTGGGAAGGACCACCCTCATCAGGTCGCCAGCAAACAGGGCGGTACTACTATCGGTGAGTGAGAAGCGGCCTCCTACGCATTGCGCCCCCTGATGTGCGAACTGGTATTGGAAGTCGTCTAATATGGATGAGAAGCCCAGGCCGTCGGTGCTCATGGGGAATACGGTCGGCTGACCGTCGATCGTGCGCAGCGCCGCAACCCCAAAGCTGCCGAACGACATCAGCGAGCCGACCTCGTTGCCGGCGCTGTCCACGATCCGCGGTCGTGTTCCCGACAATGTCGGCAACGTGGTGGTCGTAGTGGGGAGTGTAGTCGTCGTGGGGAGCCCGAGCAGAACGCTCGCATCCCCGACGCTCTCCTTCTTTTTGCAGGCCGCGCCTCGGATCGTCACCTTGGTGACGACGCCCTTCTTGTTCTTCGCAACGCAAAGCACGGCGTTCGCATCGCTCCAGCCGAAAAGCGTGGCGCCGATGAACATGCCGGCGAGTGCGCAAACTTCGACGCCCTTCAATCGCATACGAGATGTCCCTTTTCTGGAGAAGCAGTGGGTTCGAAGGAGAGCTTGGAACTATGCGCGAGGGGCCTCACTGACGTCCTTCCGCGGTTCAGTGCTCGACCTTGAATGGGGGCCTGCTGTCTCCCAAACCTAGATCGATGGTCTGCACGCGCCAGAAAGGCAGCGGCACGTCCGGCAACGTCGCACAGCAGCGGCGGCATGTACATTGGGTCGTCGAATCCAGTTGGCACGGGTACTCCGATCCGATGGGAGCGAATTCCGGACCGTTGCAAGCGACGTTCGTGGGCGCTGGATCGGGAGGCGTGGCACACGCGACCTGGATATCCTCGTGCGACCAGACCCCGACGTGAAGCTCCGACGTCAGCACATAACCGCTCCTACCGTCCATGCTGGGATAGGCGATCTTGACCAGGTCGCCGTAGCCCTGACTCAAAGGCAGGAGGGCACTAAAAAATGGTGCGACGAGGTCTCCTTCGCAATCGGTCCCCTCGTGCTCGAACCCGTAAAAGAAGTCGTCCCGTGCGATTGGGGGTTCCACGTACCCGAGGGCCTTCAGGCCATCTATGACGGCCGGGCCGCTGCTGCGCATGGGGAATGTGATCGCCTGATCGTCGATCGTGCTCAGCGCCCAAACCCCCTCGCCGAGCAACCCGACGTTCGGGTTCACCCAGGCGACGTCGTTGCCGGCACTGTCGACGATCCGCGCGGCTCGTTTTCCCGGCAACGTGGTGGTCGTCGTGGAGGACGTAGTCGTCGTGGGGAGCCCGAGCAGGACGCTCGCATCCCCGACGCTCTCCTTCTTTTTGCAGGCACCGTCTCGGATCGTCACCTTGGCGATGACGCCTTTCTTGCTCTTCACGCAAAGCACTGCGTCCGCATTGCTCCAGCCGAAAAGCGTCGCGCCGAGGACCATGCCGACGAGCGCGCCAATGTGGACGCCCTTCATTCGCATGCGAGGTGTCCCCTTTCCGGAGAGACGGTGGGATCGTTCCGAAGGGGAGCTTGGGACTATGTGCGGGGGCCTCATCTGCGCCCTTCCTTCGCAGGCGGACGTGTGGACGGCCAGCCCGAGTCGATCGTTGTTCCGAGGGGTCTACCGCGGACTTTTGCGTCAGTCTAGCCCGCTGGCTTCCCGGGCAATCCCCTGATGTGTGGCACGCAGAGAGCGGGCGATCGGGGTCGAACCGGCGACGTCCAGCTTGGGAAGCTGTTCTTCGATGAAAGCCCGGAGGACTACGATCCGTGGGAATAATCTCAGCAGAGTCGAGAACGTAGGTCTCGATACGGTTTGTATGAGCTTCACTGAGCTTCACGGATCTCCGCTGCTCAACCGGCACCAGCATTTCGGCTGTCCTGCGTGGAACGACAGCGGCCTTGGCGAAGGACTGCCGCCACAATCGGACAGCGGCGCTTTCCTAGGCAGACCTCGCGGGCTCCAGCATCGGTGCTTCCGAACGCCCGAGGTGCACCATCCATAGCGTGCCAAGGAGCCCCATACCCGCCGGGAGGAGAAAGGCGAGCACGGTATGGCCCGCGGAGAGCAGAAGGCCGACGGTGACGCTCGAAGCCATGTCACCTACGGCATTGGCTGCGGCGAGAACCCCGAAGCCGAGACTTCGCTGCTCGCGCAAAAGTATCTCGGCAGCGACGGCCTTCTCGAGCGTCTCCTCCGTCGCGAGGTAGACACCCGAACACATGATGGCAAGGACAAGGAGTGCGGGAGCACCGCTACTGAAGGCGAGCAGGATGTTGGTGACAACGCCGAGTGCATATCCGCCGGCAAGAACGCGGAGCTTGGAGCCGCGGTCGCCGAGGCGGCCTGCAGGATACGCCGCGGCAGCGCTGATGGCATTGTGGACGGCGTAGAGAAGCACGGGGACCGATAGCGTGCTCGGTGTGGACCCAGTGCCGTGTGCGAATGTCGCGGCGGCTAACAGAATGAGAAAGGTGCGAGAGAAGTCGCCCAGGCCAAAGAGCGTGACGCCGGTGAGGTAAAGCCAGAAGCGGCGCGGGAGTCGGAGGCTCGCCGACGTAGTCGGTGCATCGTCCGCGACCGGGCGGTCCCGGGTTAGCGAGAAGAACGAGAGGACCGCCACTAGGGCTGGCACAAGTGTCAGCAGGATGATGCTGGAGACGCCGACGCCGAATGCGATAAGCAGCGCAGCCAGGAGGGGCCCGGCTACCGCGCCGAGCATGTCCGCGGCGCGTTCGACACCGTAGGCCCGGCCAAAGTGCGTGGGGCCGACCTCATCGGCAAGCATGCAGTCGCGGAGCGGCGCGCGGAAGCCGCGCCCTAGCCATGCGATCGAGCGTGCCGCGAGAAGACCGGTGAACGTCTGCATCAGCGCAAGTGATGCCGTTCCAAGCGCCGTGACGAGGTATCCGAGGGAGCCCCATCGGCGCTTGTGCTCTGTGTGATGTCCGACCCAACCGCCGACTAGCTTGGAGAGGCTGAATAGCAAATCGGCGAAGCCTTCCATGACACCCAGGGCCGCGGCGCCAAATCCGATGGTCTGCAGGTACAACGGCAAAGTGGCGGTCGCCATTTCGTGCGCGACGTCCGAGAAGAAGGTCGCGAGCACGATGCCGACGATTCCCCGGCCAAGCCAGGTAGGTCCGAACCAGCGAGTCATGTCCCAGCGGAGAAGAGGTGTCTCAGTCGCCCGCGGGAGTGAGGCCGCTCAAGACTCCAAGGCGATCGTGAACCAATCGCGGAGGATCGCCGCGTCGAGATCGCACCTGATGAGGTGGATTCTGCTCTTGTCAAAGCAGGTTCACGTAAGACGGCGCCTGTGGGAACGGCGTCGACGGCTGCATTCGTTGTAGCTCCGCGCAGACGACGGAGTCGCCTCTCGGCGTTGATCGAGAGCGCGCAGGGACAGCCGCCGAAATGCCACGCCTCGGGTCGCGGCGACGTCGCCGACCGCGTCGAAGGCCTGATCGTCACTGACGATCTCCAGCGTATCCCCCGCGAAGGCATCACCGAGCCAGCGACCTACATCCACTGCGATGCGCAGATCGCTCCAGTCCTTCACGCCGATGACCGGCGCACTGTGAAGCAGCGTCGCGCCGGCACGCGACAGAAGATGTGACGTCTCGACGCTGACGACACGCCAATTGCCGACTGCCGACACATAGCTGCGCCCCCCATCCGGCAGGCCGAGATGATCGAGCATGGCGGCGATGTGTGTGGCGCGACTGGCGTTCTCCACGTCGAAGAAGATGGCCCGGCGCGGCTCCCGCGGCACATCCGAACCGAGCGCCGGCTTCGCGGCAGATGCAGTGGTCGTAGCGGAAAGCTTCCTATTGCACGGCAGAAGCGCCCCGACGTCGATGGGCTTACTCCGTGGCATTCCCGTGCACGTATCGAATGACCTCGGCCTTCTCGAGAGTGACGAGTCCGCCGCTTCCTGCTGCCTCGATCATCGCGCCGAACTCGGGGAGCGCTGCCCGGATTTTCTCGTCCGTGTCTACAATCTCGAGAATGACCGGGAGATCCTCCGACAGGCGGAGAATTTTGGCGGTGTGGATCCGACTGTGCACGCCGTATCCTGCGATTCCGCGACACACCGTGGCACCTGCCAGCCCCAATGTGTGGGCCTTCTCCACGAGCAGCTCATAGAGCGGCCTGCCGTGGAAACGGTCCGACTCTCCGATGAACATGCGTAAGAGCTTGCCTTCGTCGATGATGTTCATGATGTCCTCACAGTAGACGCGCCGCGATGCTTCCCAGCCACACGGCGCCAAGGCACGCGGCGAACGTAACGCCGAGGTTTCCCATGGCGAGCCATCGCTCCCCCTCGCGGAGGAGCGCGAGCGTCTCATAGCTAAACGTGGACATGGTCGTGAACCCGCTGCAGAACCCCGTCGTCAGCAGGATGCGGAGGTCGGCGCCGACGAGCCCGCGCTCGAGAGACAGCGTCATTACCAGGCCAATGAGGAAGCTCCCGAGGATATTCACGACGAGTGTTCCCCACGGGAAGCCATGGTTGGCGAGGGTCTGCACGACGTCGATGAGCCAGTAACGCGCGACGCAGCCGGCGAGTCCGCCGAGGGCTGCGAGGGCAAAGCGTGAGAGCGACAAGCTCATGGAGCGTATCCGTGCCGTTGGAGAATCGCTCGGATCGCCTCTCGAGCTGCGGTTAGTCGCTCGCGCTCTTCGGCGGTCGCTTCCGCGCCTCGCCGTTGCTGCACTTGGGCGCGCTGTAGAGTACGTTCAGCAATCCCATAGCCGTCTCGGATTCGCTCGCGGAGCTCTTGTTCGAGCCGCCGGTGGCTCTCGCGCACTTGGTCGTCGAGGTCACTAGTCACGCGAGTCGAGTTGGCGACGATCAGTCGATCCAGGTAGTCGACGGGGTGCTCCATGAGGGTCGAGGTGAAGAATCCCGGGAGCCGAAACAGATCGCTGAACCATCGCGCCGGAGAGCGGCTGGTTATGTATATTAGCTCCGTGAAGTAGATTCCGCTCTTGCCGTGAAATCCGCGTCCAGCTTCGAGAACGGGCGGTATCTCCGCTGGTTGACCACCACTCTGGGAGACCACCCTGGCGAGAAAATCGTTGGCGAGGTCGACAAACCATTTCATCGCGGAACGATATGCGGCCTCGGCTATCGGTTGTTCTTCCTGTCGCCAGGAATCGAGGAGGCGACGATAGATGTGCTGGGCAACCTGATGCGCGTCGCGCCAACGCTTGACGCGAGAATGCGACTCGCCAGCCCCGATGACGCTGCGGAGTTCCTCCTGCGCAGCCGGGCCTACGCGCATCCGGAATGCCTGCTGTCGTTCGACGAACTGGGCTCGAAGTCGGCTCTCTTCTGCGGTCAGCAAGGAGCCGAAGGCACGCAGCGAGTGCTCCGCAGATGCCGCGACCTGCCTCAACGCCGTGATGCGCTGTTGGGATTCGGCAAGTGGTCGTGTCAGCGGGCCGACGCATGCTACGTAAAAGAGCCCCGCGGCGACCCGATCGGCGAACTCAGCGGTCTCAACGGAAAGCGCGCTGATTTCAAGCTTGGCCGCGATGGCCGCGAACTCGCGCAAGCCTGCGGGACCGACGGGGGAGGGGCTGGCGGTTTGAAGGGCGATCGCTACCATCGTTGTTGCTCATGGTAGGAGTCATCAGCCCTTCGGGCAGTTATACGGCGAACCCCATCGCCGAAGATGTTAGGTTAGCTGCCCGCAACGGGGGACGCAACTATTCTCTCATCGCGTCTCGCGCTGAACGTCCAAGTGGAGCTGCTTCTTCGCGCGGATGGCCGCGTCCTCGAAGACTTTGGTCATCAGCGCGCCGCGGTTCGTGAGGCCTCAACGAATCTCGGACGGGATCGGGGATACGAGGTGCAGCCGATGGAGCGACCCGGACCACGCCTCGTACTCCGGCGCATGGCATTCGCGGCACGCCTCTGAGCCGACGAAGTAGCCCTCGTCGAGACGAGATGACTGACAGCCTGCCGCGGGTACAACTGGCATGCGCTCCCGACAACAGCCACACGCTCGCCGAACTCACCGCATCGAAAGGAGGGGTCCATTGGTAGAATCTCTGAAGTTTCGAGCGCTCGCTCAACCACCCTCGTGAGGTGTCACGCAAAAGGTGAAACCGCGCGCCCTGCTCGGCGCATTGGTAGGTGTCGGCGCGACGCTGTTAGTGCCCGTGGTTCCGACTTTGGTGCGGCCCGCTACCCCGGAGATGGCCTCGTGGCTGTGGCCCGGATGGTTCAGATGGCGCAGACTTGATGCTTAAGAACTACGGCCGTGATCCGGGCGTCATCACTGGTCTACGCCTCCTGCATTGAGCGGATGCGGGAGTCCCTGAGATGCCATCCGGGGGCTGCATTCGCCTCTCTGGTTGCGCGCCTGGCGACCTCCTCGTGCGAGCGCGCGTGTTGGATATGCTGATCGATCTGGACGATCTCTTCTCCGTTCGCCGCCGGTAGTTCGAGAGTTGCGAGTTCGTTGAAGATCGCGATGGTCCGTCGGCCAGCATTGCTTGCCAGCCACTCGTGAACTTGTAGCTTTGACCAGACGACGTGGGCGATCTCGTGGCATGCGACGAAAGCGCAAACCTGCGCGAGGAGGTCCGAAATTGTGGCGCGATGCGCATCGGACCTCTCCAGGAGGATGTCCAGAAGGTTCTTGTCGCACTCTTCTTGGCGTAGTCGATCGTAATAGGCCTCGGCTGGCCTACGCCCCATCGTCAGTTGACCACAACAGCGTGTCCATCAGTCGTGCTCGGTGGGTGTCGTTCTTCACTATGCCGTCCAGCAGTTTGCAGGCGATGTCCCTCATGATCATCGAGCCCGATATGCCGATGTCTCGAGCGAACGCGTCGGAGGGTTCCGGTTGACCCGCCTGAAACCATGCGGCCACCAGCCCTTGGTCGGTCACGGACAGGTGCTCGACCGTGAGATTGTCGATCAGTAGTTCGACGAATCCGTAGTCGAGCAGGACATGCGCGGTCTGTGCGGATGGAAACGAGGAGCAGAACCTGTCCAGCGTATACACCTCGACGACGTTGATGGTCGCGGGATGGCTGGGAGCCGAGGTCGCGTAGATGTCGCGGATGAGCCGGTGGACGGCATCAGTGTCGAAGTCGTAGCGATGTGACGCCTGGCGACGTTCCTGAAGCCTATGGCGGGTGTCGGACAA
It contains:
- a CDS encoding DUF190 domain-containing protein translates to MNIIDEGKLLRMFIGESDRFHGRPLYELLVEKAHTLGLAGATVCRGIAGYGVHSRIHTAKILRLSEDLPVILEIVDTDEKIRAALPEFGAMIEAAGSGGLVTLEKAEVIRYVHGNATE
- a CDS encoding adenylate/guanylate cyclase domain-containing protein; this encodes MSCDLADASALAQRLDPEDLRSVVRAFQESASTVIERWEGHVAQYLVDGLLAYFCYPQAHEDDAERAVRAGLEILSALQASNDAIEREHGIRLAARVGIHTGPVVIGEMGGGASSAMIALGDVPHMAARVQRAAEPDSVVITRATRRLVAGTFVIEDRGTHVREGGHEPLALHRVVSPSGVRGRIATAAGRLTPSASPSRPRRSPRWSRATTTRQDSPCRRSRTIAAPASARRSGRRTRRRSATCGAREAAHTRARELASRIGNAPELARVLVGLGTAYFVKGDLATGEAVGHEALAAAERTADALDLLLAHVVAVGIGASGFLTLFADRLCRVGRFDDASMYVGLGLVRAEGQGAHWVDAELHRLHAQIVVDRGGAEDEAEARFSRSPSRSRGGTRTGCTGCGLPWASHGSGNGRAGAPTRAACSRRPTADSPTASTCAIRRTPRRCWPSWADATRDASRALGRSARSGLCRRRSAAPSVEHRKHLITSLIENVGEGRRARRAHRAFRRSVLQRISRSLRCSQQVAQPPMPAQLHALDQREIGPFDGALEWPAHPWGRCGPARIQGLAAKEVAPRGCESGAVGALIQGARGAEEPRVGRDGPAPGIDERRRHADIDPVPGAGAQVDRGLDVDQVLTGVGGVRHDPRVAGHDRHGLAGGPVGDRHRARGQLVGHRRAPRPPVRHRVGEHGGDPRDRAASPAGGARLVGAHPAGGGQVVLAGRRVGDRHRGRGFEAL
- a CDS encoding MFS transporter, translating into MTRWFGPTWLGRGIVGIVLATFFSDVAHEMATATLPLYLQTIGFGAAALGVMEGFADLLFSLSKLVGGWVGHHTEHKRRWGSLGYLVTALGTASLALMQTFTGLLAARSIAWLGRGFRAPLRDCMLADEVGPTHFGRAYGVERAADMLGAVAGPLLAALLIAFGVGVSSIILLTLVPALVAVLSFFSLTRDRPVADDAPTTSASLRLPRRFWLYLTGVTLFGLGDFSRTFLILLAAATFAHGTGSTPSTLSVPVLLYAVHNAISAAAAYPAGRLGDRGSKLRVLAGGYALGVVTNILLAFSSGAPALLVLAIMCSGVYLATEETLEKAVAAEILLREQRSLGFGVLAAANAVGDMASSVTVGLLLSAGHTVLAFLLPAGMGLLGTLWMVHLGRSEAPMLEPARSA
- a CDS encoding carboxylesterase family protein, with the translated sequence MLRSLLVLALTVATPALAMKALPSPTVQTANGPVTGTVTDRMGAFLGVPYAAPPDGGLRWKPPQAPAPWAAPRDATAFGNACPQSAGTDEDCLFLNVYVPTKALKHPRRRVPVMVWMHGGAYFLGSGSQFDPTKLVTTGGVIVVTVNYRLGALGFLAHPGLSAESSYGGSGNYGIMDQQLALQWVQQNIAAFGGNPKRVTIFGESAGGNSMFAHLVSPTAKGLFRRVISESGTSEQRLPTLAEAEATGRTFAGAVGCADQTAACLRALPVATLLAQQSLLGSPALLGIAATPNVDGYVLPKSIDAALASGEFHRVSVINGTNRDEMRIYIGLYVNQVVGPITPSQLPGLTAVFFGANTDAVLAAYPASDYPNPDLNYTAFLTDYIFACPAFEADTAMARFVKVFAYEFADENAPTLGFPPATFPYGASHGFELPYLFDYAGFVPTFSADQQELSDRMIRAWSSFAKRGRPGGTWKPLRRSGDGFFASLVPPRPVRLAASDFSAAHKCTFWRSLAGG
- the crcB gene encoding fluoride efflux transporter CrcB yields the protein MSLSLSRFALAALGGLAGCVARYWLIDVVQTLANHGFPWGTLVVNILGSFLIGLVMTLSLERGLVGADLRILLTTGFCSGFTTMSTFSYETLALLREGERWLAMGNLGVTFAACLGAVWLGSIAARLL